From the genome of Tsukamurella pulmonis:
AGGAGCTGCTGTGCACGGTGTTGCCGCAGGAGCCGCCCGAGGGTGTGCACTTCCGTAGCCAAACTGTCACTAAGCGGTTGCAGGACAGGTTGATTCAGCATGCGAACTTCGCCGGTTGGATGCTCAACCGGTTGCATGAGGACACGTTGGCGACCGCGGTGCATCCGCGGTCGGTGCCGCAGCTGGATGTGGACCTGCTCGATGAGGGGTCGGAGGAGGCCGCGCAGCTGGTGCGGCAGGCGTGGCGCATCCATGGCCCGGTCTCCGACATCGCCGGCCTGCTCGAGAGCGCCGGGATCATGATCTTGCCGATGCCCGCCGATGTGGACAAGGTCGACGCGATCAGCGTCCGCACCACCGGCCCGGTGACCGCTGTGATCCTGCTCAACCCCCACGCGCCGGAGGATCGGCAGCGGCACACCCTCGCCCACGAGCTGGGGCACCTGGTGATGGATGAACTGTCGGGTGTGTCGTTGGGGCTCAAGGAGATCGAGAACCGGGCGGATCGGTTCGCCGCGGAGTTCCTCGCCCCATACGGGTCGTTGCGCGACGAGCTGCGGGGGATCACCCCGGCCCGGATCGACACCCTCGACGATCTGCGGCGCCGGTGGGGGGTAAGCCTGTCGGCGCTGGTGCGCCGCGCGCACGTGCACGCCGACATCACCGAATCGCAGTACCGGTACTGGTTCCGCACCCTCAACGCCCGGAACCTGCTGCGGGACAAGCGGCGATCGACGTACCCGGTCCGGCCGCAGGCGGCCGCGGAGTTCTTCGCCTCACTGCGGAACAGTCGCTACGCCGTCGCCGATATCGCTGCGATCACCGCGACCAGGCCCCGGGAGTTGCAGGACGTGTTCGGCGACTCGTGGCCGTTCCCGCGGCTGCGGCCGCAGCTGAGCAGCGTCTAACCCCGTCCAGGTCGCTGTGCGGGCTATCCGCCGGACGTGGCGTCCGGCGCCGCTTCCACCGGACGCGGTGCATTCGGCCGCAGCCACGCTGCGTGAGCACCAAACCGAGCAGGACGTCGCCGCCGGCGGCGAGGTGCGCCGCCGCGTCGTCTGCGACGACGGCAGGGTCGCGCTCGGCCGCGTCAAGCTCAACCGTCGCCGAAAGGCCCGCCGCACCTACGCGTTCCTGATCTGGCGTGAACACGGCGAGCGTCGTGAGCTGATGCTCGGCGAAGCGACCGCTCGCACCTTCCCGGCCAACCTACGCGCCGCCTGGGATCTGGTGCACGCGCACCGGCTCACCACCGCCGAAGGACGACGCACCTGGCCGCAGACCCGCCACCAGCTCCATGCCCAGGCCGTCCATGACCGCAACGGGAGCGAAGGGCCGGACTGCGCAACGCCCCGCGAAACGCACTCGTGATAGCCACCTACGCCGAGTTGCGGGTGGCGCCGCTGAACACGATGCTCCGTCGGCCCGGGACATCGAGCCGGGCTGTCCGGCCGGCGATCATGCCGACCGGGATCTCGTCCAGTCGGTCCGCGAAGGGTGATCGCGAACGCGTGGCCGTGGCTTGCCTCCTACTTCTTGGCCCGGTCCAGGCCGAGTACGTCGGTGATGTAGAAGAACGGGTCGGTCTGGTCGGTGACGCCGACGACGTTGGCGGCGCCGGGGCCGTACGCGGCGATGCGGACCTGGCCGCCGGTGTGCTGCTCCTCGCCCGGGTCGAGCGACGTGCCGTAGTTGACCGTGAGCAGGCCGCCGTCCTTGGTGTTGAGCGTGCGGGTCAGGCCCGGGGTGACGGAGCCGGTCTCGACGATCTGGCTGGTGTGCGCGTGATCGCCGGTGACGATGACCAGGGTGTCCTTGTCCTTCTTCGCGAAGTCGAGCGCCGCGGTGACGGCCTCGGACAGCTGGACGGTCTCGCCGATCTGGCCGCACGGGTCGGCGTCGTGGTTGGCCTTGTCGACGGAGCCGGACTCGACCTGCAGGAAGAAGCCCTTGTCGCCCCCCAGCAGGTCGATCGCCTTCTTGGTCATGGTCTCGAGCTTCGGGGTCGCGGCGAACTCGGGGTTCGGCGAGCAGGTGACGGCCGGCTCCTTGCCGCCCTCCTTGGTCGCGGTGGCCTTGCCCCACAGGCGGGGCAGGTTGCCGTCGGCGAAGACGCCGAGCAGCGGCTTGTCCTGGCCCGCGTCCTTGACGGCGTCGAGCTCCTCACCCGAGCGGACCATCTGGTAGCCGCGCTCCTTGGCCTGCACCTCGAGCGTCTTGCCCGCGTACTGGCCGGCGCCGGCGACCTCCTGGAAGGTCTTGAAGCCGCCGCCCAGGGTGACGTCGGCGCGGGCCGCCAGCAGCTGCTCGGTGATCGACCCGAGGCCGCCGTTCTCCAGGGCGTCCGACGCGCACTTCTCCTTGGTGGCGACGGGGCCGTAGCACTTGCGCTGCGCGACGTGCGCGACCTGCACGGCCGGGGTCGCGTCCTGCAGCTCGGTGGTGGTGACGTTGCCCGTCTTGCGGCCGTTGGCCTTGGCGATCTCGAGGATCGAGCGCTGCGCCTTGCCGTTGACGTCCACGCCGACGGCGCCGTTGTAGGTCTTGGTGCCGGTGGCCCACGCGGAGCCGGAGGCGGCGGAATCGGTCGTGTAGTCGGGCTTCTTGGTGTTCTTGTCCAGCGCGTACGTGGTGTAGTCACCCGACAGCGGCAGCTGGTCGATGCCGGGGATCTGGCCGCCGGCGCCCCACTGGTAGTCACGGGCCAGCGTGAGCTCCTGGTTGGCGGTGCCGTCACCGATGATCAGGATGACGTTCTTCGCCTTCGACCGCTGGATCGAATCGGCGATCGCCTGCGTCTGGTCGCCGGCGAGGCGCTTCGCACCCCCGTGGGCGGTGATGTCGCCCGCCGCGGACCGGGTGATGTCCACCTTCGACGCGGTGTCGCCCGAGACCCCCGGGCCCCCGTCGTTACTGGCTCATCCCAATCGGGGGTGTAGGAGTTGGGGTCTGAAGCCGCCGGTCTCGAGCAGGCTTCGGGCGATGTAGTTGGTCAGGTTGCGGAACCCGAGTGCGGAGCCGCGCAGGTGTTCGAGCCGTCCGTTGAGCGCCTCGGTCGGCCCGTTGCTGGTGCCGGGTCGTTCGAAGTAGGCGAGCACGTCAGCGGCTCGCTTCTTCAGGGTCCGGCTCAGGGTGGTGAGCTCGGTGAGCACCTTGGGGACGCCGGCGCTGAGGTCGGTGATCAGCTTCTCCATGAGCTCGCGGCCACGTTGCCGGTCCTCGTGGCGATA
Proteins encoded in this window:
- a CDS encoding helix-turn-helix domain-containing protein, which translates into the protein MGTVTDLDSRASRSPLSTDRCAVAATLSATRERRGLTAKQVADALGRSPSYVSRAESGDGSVSGADLTLWAQVLDVTEELLCTVLPQEPPEGVHFRSQTVTKRLQDRLIQHANFAGWMLNRLHEDTLATAVHPRSVPQLDVDLLDEGSEEAAQLVRQAWRIHGPVSDIAGLLESAGIMILPMPADVDKVDAISVRTTGPVTAVILLNPHAPEDRQRHTLAHELGHLVMDELSGVSLGLKEIENRADRFAAEFLAPYGSLRDELRGITPARIDTLDDLRRRWGVSLSALVRRAHVHADITESQYRYWFRTLNARNLLRDKRRSTYPVRPQAAAEFFASLRNSRYAVADIAAITATRPRELQDVFGDSWPFPRLRPQLSSV